From the genome of Anopheles merus strain MAF chromosome X, AmerM5.1, whole genome shotgun sequence, one region includes:
- the LOC121597117 gene encoding homeobox protein B-H1-like, with protein MMQKLYSNILSRKLMMPTGGKDEDGNSIKNGLGLSSSSGLSKKQRKARTAFTDHQLQTLEKSFERQKYLSVQDRMELANKLGLSDTQVKTWYQNRRTKWKRQTAVGLELLAEAGNYAAFQRLYGGPPYIGAWPYPTPSGPPGTSQSAVDAYYRHAAAAAALQKPLPYRMYPGVPTIGTLNSIPGPSGPFPHLSASSSLSTLSSYYQANCGQQPAGSLLQQPHQTPSGGSNQLRDGETSVGAGSQHDISNLNSLTSISNHSLNSQIRHSPSPMLNPGSPPGQSESNPPDSDDEEDNIQV; from the exons atgatgcaaaagctctactctaacattttgtcgcgaaaacttATGATGCCTACAG GTGGAAAAGATGAAGATGGCAACAGCATAAAAAACGGACTTGGACTTAGCAGTTCCTCAGGGCTGAGTAAAAAGCAACGAAAAGCTCGCACCGCTTTTACTGATCATCAATTGCAAACCCTTGAAAAAAGTTTCGAAAGACAAAAGTATTTAAGCGTGCAAGATAGAATGGAGTTAGCCAATAAGCTTGGGCTAAGCGATACTCAAGTTAAAACGTGGTATCAAAATCGAAG AACAAAGTGGAAGAGACAAACTGCAGTAGGATTAGAACTATTAGCAGAAGCTGGAAATTATGCTGCGTTTCAGCGGTTATATGGTGGACCTCCTTACATCGGCGCCTGGCCTTACCCTACTCCTTCAGGGCCTCCTGGAACATCACAAAGTGCGGTTGACGCATACTATAGAcatgcagctgcagcagctgctctCCAAAAACCATTACCTTATCGTATGTATCCAGGTGTACCAACCATCGGAACATTGAATTCTATTCCGGGTCCAAGCGGCCCATTCCCTCACCTCTCTGCGTCCAGTTCACTTTCAACGCTGAGCAGTTACTATCAAGCCAATTGTGGGCAACAACCAGCAGGATCATTGTTGCAACAACCTCATCAAACTCCTAGCGGTGGATCAAACCAACTTCGTGATGGTGAAACCAGTGTTGGAGCAGGAAGCCAACATGATATTAGTAATCTTAACTCACTTACCAGCATTAGTAATCATAGTCTGAACAGCCAGATAAGGCATAGTCCTAGCCCGATGCTCAATCCCGGTAGTCCACCAGGACAATCCGAAAGTAATCCACCTGATAGTGATGACGAGGAAGATAACATTCAAGTATGA